From a region of the Enterobacter cancerogenus genome:
- the arnA gene encoding bifunctional UDP-4-amino-4-deoxy-L-arabinose formyltransferase/UDP-glucuronic acid oxidase ArnA gives MKAVVFAYHDMGCTGTLALLEAGYDIAAIFTHPDTVGENTFFGSVARIAAERGIPVYAPDDVNHPLWVDRIRKIAPEMIFSFYYRSLLCDEILSVATNGAFNLHGSLLPAYRGRAPLNWVLVNGETETGVTLHRMVNRADAGAIVAQQRVAIGPDDTALELHHKLCAAAQTLLRDTLPTLLNGSFSEIAQDESKASCFGRRTPEDGRLDWHKPARQLHNLVRAVTDPWPGAYSFAGVSKFIVWKSRVRDDIPAARPGTVVSASPLIISCGEQALEIVTGQTDSGLYVQGAQLAQSLGLVAGALITSAPVVAIKRRTRVLILGVNGFIGNHLTERLLRDDNYEIYGLDIGSDAIGRFLDNPRFHFVEGDISIHSEWIEYHIKKCDVVLPLVAIATPIEYTRNPLRVFELDFEENLKIIRDCVKYDKRIIFPSTSEVYGMCTDNNFDEDTSNLVVGPINKQRWIYSVSKQLLDRVIWAYGEKAGLRFTLFRPFNWMGPRLDNLNAARIGSSRAITQLILNLVEGSPIKLIEGGKQKRCFTDISDGIEALFRIIENKDNRCNGEIINIGNPDNEASIRELAEMLLASFERHPLRDRFPPFAGFREVESSSYYGKGYQDVEHRKPSIRNAKRCLNWTPTIQMEQTIDETLDFFLRTVELSEQAS, from the coding sequence ATGAAAGCTGTCGTCTTTGCCTATCACGATATGGGGTGCACGGGCACACTGGCCCTGCTGGAAGCAGGCTATGACATTGCTGCCATTTTTACGCATCCGGATACCGTCGGTGAAAACACCTTCTTCGGGTCGGTGGCACGTATTGCGGCCGAGCGCGGCATCCCGGTTTACGCCCCGGATGACGTAAACCATCCGCTGTGGGTTGATCGCATCCGCAAGATCGCCCCGGAGATGATCTTCTCGTTCTACTACCGCAGCCTGCTGTGCGACGAGATCCTGAGCGTGGCGACAAACGGGGCGTTTAATCTTCACGGCTCCCTGCTGCCTGCCTATCGCGGCCGCGCACCGCTGAACTGGGTGCTGGTTAACGGCGAAACGGAAACCGGCGTAACCCTGCACCGCATGGTCAACCGCGCCGATGCCGGGGCGATCGTCGCGCAGCAGCGTGTGGCCATCGGCCCTGACGATACCGCCCTGGAACTCCATCATAAGCTCTGTGCTGCGGCGCAAACGCTGTTGCGTGATACGTTGCCGACGCTTCTGAACGGCTCCTTCAGCGAAATCGCCCAGGACGAGAGCAAGGCCAGCTGCTTTGGCCGCCGCACGCCGGAAGACGGGCGACTGGACTGGCATAAACCGGCGCGACAGCTGCACAACCTGGTGCGCGCCGTGACCGACCCGTGGCCGGGGGCGTACAGCTTCGCCGGGGTCAGCAAATTTATCGTCTGGAAATCCCGGGTGCGTGACGATATTCCTGCCGCCAGGCCGGGCACTGTTGTCTCCGCCTCGCCGCTGATCATCAGCTGCGGCGAGCAGGCGCTGGAGATCGTCACCGGGCAAACCGACAGCGGCCTGTACGTGCAGGGCGCGCAGCTGGCGCAGTCTCTCGGTCTGGTTGCCGGGGCACTGATCACCAGCGCGCCGGTTGTCGCTATTAAGCGCCGCACGCGCGTGTTAATCCTTGGGGTGAACGGGTTTATCGGCAACCACCTGACCGAGCGCCTGCTCAGGGACGACAACTACGAGATCTACGGTCTGGACATTGGATCCGATGCGATCGGCCGCTTCCTCGACAACCCGCGTTTTCACTTCGTCGAGGGGGATATCAGTATCCACTCCGAGTGGATCGAATATCACATTAAGAAATGCGACGTGGTGCTGCCGCTGGTGGCGATTGCGACCCCGATCGAGTACACCCGTAACCCGCTGCGCGTGTTCGAGCTGGACTTCGAAGAAAACCTGAAGATTATCCGCGACTGCGTGAAATACGATAAACGCATCATCTTCCCGTCGACCTCGGAAGTGTACGGCATGTGCACCGACAACAACTTCGACGAAGACACCTCTAACCTGGTGGTCGGGCCGATCAACAAGCAGCGCTGGATCTACTCGGTGTCCAAACAGCTGCTGGACCGCGTGATCTGGGCCTACGGCGAAAAAGCGGGGCTGCGCTTTACCCTGTTCCGTCCGTTTAACTGGATGGGGCCGCGGCTGGACAACCTCAACGCGGCGCGCATCGGCAGCTCGCGCGCCATCACCCAGCTGATCCTTAACCTGGTGGAAGGGTCGCCTATCAAGCTGATTGAAGGCGGTAAGCAGAAGCGCTGCTTCACCGATATCAGCGACGGCATCGAGGCGCTGTTCCGCATCATTGAAAACAAAGATAACCGCTGCAACGGCGAGATCATCAACATCGGTAATCCGGATAACGAAGCGAGCATTCGTGAGCTGGCCGAGATGCTGCTGGCGAGCTTTGAGCGCCACCCGCTGCGCGATCGCTTCCCGCCGTTTGCAGGCTTCCGCGAAGTGGAAAGCAGCAGCTATTACGGCAAAGGCTATCAGGACGTTGAGCACCGCAAGCCCAGCATCCGCAATGCGAAGCGTTGTCTGAACTGGACGCCGACCATTCAGATGGAACAAACCATTGATGAAACGCTCGATTTCTTCCTGCGCACCGTGGAGCTATCGGAACAGGCCTCATGA